The DNA window caatatattgaaaagattgactacaaaaacattgactactaaaaggcagactgtgttggacaatccagaacattgaataagtgaatgctggataagtgagactctaccatagTTTACTTAAACTCTGTAACATGAGCTACCggctggaattgtgggagttgaagtccaagacacctggagggataAAGTTTGTCCGTGcctgttctacactgtagaattaacccaGCTTGAGCACTGTTTTCATCACAGTGGGGACTATTCCTGCCCGATTGAATCCCAGAGACATCGAGTTTGAAGCCCAAacgacctccaaagaccatctagctcaacccctttctgccatagtGACATGATccgaaccctcccgacagatagccagaCGGTTTATGTCAAATCCGTTCTTTTCTCAGTCGTCTTTCAGTTCGAAGTGGGGCCTAGCTCTGGGATCCTTGTTGGGTTTCCACGGCTTGTCCATGCGCAGCCGGAGCGTGTTCCCGATCACCATGCGCTCCAGCAAAAAGGCGCTCACGAACCAGATCAGGCCGTGCTCCAAGGCGATGAGGCCCATGAAGTTGTAGTGGAAGTTGGAGTAATCCCAAGGGCAGGCGCCAAAGAGCTGGAGGAAGAACCCGACACAGAACTGCCAGAGGAAGATGCAGAAGGTGTAGAGGGTGCAGCGGGTGAGCAGGCAGCAGTCGCCCCGCAAGGCCAGGTGGATCTGCTCCAGGGCCAGCGCACAGGCCCCGTAGAGGAGGAAGGAGCCCAGGCCGGGGGCCCAGCGGAAGGTCCACTCGTGGCCCAGGATGAGCACCGTGAAGAGGATCTCCAGGAAGGAGACGT is part of the Anolis carolinensis isolate JA03-04 unplaced genomic scaffold, rAnoCar3.1.pri scaffold_10, whole genome shotgun sequence genome and encodes:
- the LOC100560088 gene encoding transmembrane protein 229B, with the protein product MEPLPALLRGYIYAIHVSFLEILFTVLILGHEWTFRWAPGLGSFLLYGACALALEQIHLALRGDCCLLTRCTLYTFCIFLWQFCVGFFLQLFGACPWDYSNFHYNFMGLIALEHGLIWFVSAFLLERMVIGNTLRLRMDKPWKPNKDPRARPHFELKDD